In Phalacrocorax carbo chromosome 1, bPhaCar2.1, whole genome shotgun sequence, the genomic stretch CcgtccccttcccctccccgtgCGCTCGGCTCTGCCTCCCGCCAGcttcccccgcctcccccgaGGGGCGGCCGCGCTACATAAACACGgtcccgccgccgctgccggggcTCTCCGCTCGCAGCCCGACGGGAGGCGCCTGGCCGgcagcgggcggcggggagagACGCGGCAGCGGGGAGCGGCTCCGCGGACAGACGGGGCGGGAGGCtccggcgggcagcggcggaGGGCTACGCGCTcccccgcgggcggcggcggcggccccgccggaGCCCAGGcggccgggggaggaggaggaggaggaagggcagcggctccccgccggcggcgggctCCCTCCGGTATGGCCCTGGCGGACAGCGCCCGCGGGCTGCCCAACGGCGGCGGCGTctcgccggcggcggggagcggggcagcggggagcggggcggcggcggcggcgggaggaggctGGTCGTCCTTCCCGGAGATCGTGGAGCTGAACGTGGGCGGGCAGGTGTACGTGACGCGGCGCTGCACTGTGGTCTCGGTGCGGGACTCGCTGCTCTGGCGCATGTTCtcgcagcagcagcccagcgAGCTGCCCCGGGACAGCAAGGGCCGCTTCTTCCTCGACCGCGACGGCTTCCTCTTCCGCTACATCCTGGACTATCTGCGGGACCTGCAGCTGGTGCTGCCCGAGCACTTCCCCGAGCGCAGCCGCCTCCAGCGGGAGGCCGAGTACTTCCAGCTGCCCGACCTGGCTCGCCGCCTGGCGCAGACtcgggccgccccccgccccgccgccctgcACCGCGACGGCTCGGTCTGCGCCGacgagccgccgccgccgccgctcctcGGCTACCTGGAGGCCGAGCCGCTGgaaggaggcggcggcggcggtgcggCGGCCTCCGCCCCGTCGCCCACCGCCAGCCGCAGCCCCTCGGGCGGGCCGCTCCTCACGCCCTCTCAATCGCTGGACGGGGCGGGCGGGAGACGCTCGGGCTACATCACCATCGGCTACAGGGGCTCCTACACCATCGGGCGGGAGGCGCAGGCCGATGCCAAGTTCCGACGGGTGGCCCGTATCACTGTCTGCGGCAAGACGGCGCTGGCCAAGGAGGTCTTCGGGGAGACGCTGAACGAGAGCCGTGACCCCGACCGCCCTCCTGAGCGCTACACCGCCCGTTACTACCTCAAGTTCAACTTCCTTGAGCAAGCCTTTGACCGGCTCTCCGAGGCTGGCTTCCGCATGGCTGCCTGCTCCTCCACCGGCACCTGCGCCTTTGCTCCCGAGCAGGGCGGCCCTGCCGATGACAAGATCTGGACCAGCTACACTGAGTATGTCTTCTGCCGGGACTGAGTGTCTGCCCAGCCCATGGCGTGGGGATAAGACAGCGGCCCCTGCAAACCCCCTTGCACCCATGGTCTCCTCCTGGCCCGGAGGAAGGAGGACATGGAGGGGGGCTGTATCCCCCTGTGCTCTCCTCATCCTGGTGCCTGCCTCCACGCACAACGTCAGCCCCCAGCGCAGCCCCCACCCCTTCTGCACTCACCTCCTGATAGCCTTGGGGACAGGAGGTCACCGTGTCGTGCCTCGGTCACCATGTCCCTACTTAGCCACTGTATCCCGGCTTGCACCATCATCCTCCCTCCCATGCCTCCCAGTAGCTGTGTCGGTagtgaggaaggagagaggtagTGGGGGTAGACAAATACCCAGTCCCAGGAAAGCGTGTGCGTGTGCCCCTCTGAGGGATAGCTCTGTCAGGGTGGAGTGTTTTAAAAACCACCTGTTTTGGGGCTGAGGAacttttcagttgcttttgagcaacTTCTGTTGAAGATGCCATCACAAATGGCTGTCTTTTCTCATCCCCATACCCTTAAGCGGGATTTGATCTTGTTGGGCGGACCTATAATGGTCTGTTttatccccccaccccatcaaAGTGATGCCTGCTTGTGAAGGACACAGAAGTGATGCCTGACTGTGAGGGGCTGGCACTCTGGCTCATACTTCATCTGTAGAGATGAGTAATTTTGCAGGAGGCATGTGTGTGGCCCTTCATGACCGGTTGCATCCACCTCCCCTTTCTGCACCCTCTCTCTCTGAACTCCCCTTTCCAAGCTGTTAAACTGGATCAGGGCCTGCACAGCTGGTGTGCAAGGCTGATGTTAAAGGACAGGTTCACTGGATAACCAACCATTTGAACTATAAAGTGTCCTCAGAGACATGTTTATTCCATCAAGAGGTAAAACAATGACGCTTTGAAAAATTGAAGTGCTTGTGAATTGTAACTTTCATGGGTGAAGTCCTTAAAATTCTCTTGAAGTTACTGTCTATAATATGCATAGAGATCTCAATGCATATTTACTTAAACACCCTTGAAATGATGGGGTTGAGATGAAGCCAGGCTTGCCAGAGTGAAGGTAGGGCCTGCTTTCTGGGAAGCTGAAATCATGCACGTTGAATTAAAGCAGATGTACATTATGAATGTAAAATCAAGAGCACCCTGCTTGTTATTTTAAGTTTTGTCATGTTAGTGCCGTAAAACTTTGAAGCCAACGGAAGTGATGCCAAAACCACTTTTTAAAGAACCAGTTTCTTGCTTTCCATGGCAGTACTACCAGGGCAATGACACTCCTGAGAGTTAAGTATCTTTTTCCTAGACAAACTTAGCACTTCTTAGAAAGGATTAAGCCCAGTCCTAACACAAACAAGGATGATGCCAACTTTTGCAAGGGGAAATTGCCCCTTCTAAGCTGTATTTGGTTCGTGCTATCTAACAGTTTCTTTCTCGGAGAAGGCAGCCATAGCTTGCTTTGGAACAGACGGTCTGAACAGCAGGTTGTACAATAGGAAAGATTGAGCAGCACTTTCTAATAAATTTGTGAAGATTGGGGTACAAAAGCACTTTCCTTTAACACCTGAACTTGATTAAAAAACCTGTATTGTCCATTCAgaacttcacagaaaaatatcctAAATGTATCTGAAGCGTTGAAGAATTTAGTGGTACATATTAAAGGCTTgaagtgacatttttaaaactgttaaataATAAATTGTTCTAACTCCAAATTTAGAAATACTGCTAGCACTTGTGTTCTAACCAAAGAATTTCACAgtagggttttattttaaaaccttagtTCCTTTGAAAAGAGCTATAGCTACATATGTATTGAGTTTCAGTGCTTAGTCTCTGTGTTCACCACTTAGTCTTCCATTAAATGCATGCACAACcacataaaactgaaaagaatttGCTTCACCatggttcttttttcttatgttaGCAAGATTGTTTATCGATGTGATTAAATTGAAGATGTGCATATGAAAGCGCTGGGTATTGTCCAGCTGTAGATAATTGTAtactggattatttttaaaaggagagaaatgtATATCTGCCAAATTAGATGAGCAATAAGATAGAATGAGAGGCCAATACACCTGAAGACAGAATGAAACCTGTTTGTCCTATGCCTTACTCTGAGATGATTTCTTTGTGCTTATTTATACCACAAGTGAAAGGACATTGGTCACAGCTACTAGGTCTTCACAGTGCCGTTCTCGAGAATAATGACCGtctttttctactttctgtTAAGTAATTCTGAAGTAtgttttttaagattttgtatCAAATCAGTTTTCAGTAAAGTGTTCAAATTTGCTCTAgatagctttctttttttaagaatctGGTAGCTTACTAAATCCATCATAGGAGCCATGAATAGAGGCAGTTTTAAATTGAACTTGTGATTTAGTGTACATATATAGAGAGTATATAAACATTTTACACAAATCATTTagttttttaatcattttagtGGTACGGAATTTCATAATATATCTAGCTGAGCATTTACATATTACGCTATGTACATAATATGGTAATGTTTTACTGGTTTCCTATACCTGTTTCTATGGAAAAAATGAATATGAATATCAGCTTGTAGAACTGAAATCGATTACATATTTGCTTGAATGTGAATCATAACTAAACTTCCAGGTGGCTGAATGCATCCCTAAAACAAAGATTGTCTGTATTTTGATCAATGATTGCCTATCCGTTTGCTGGCAGATGACCCAGAAATTctaatattttaagtaaaaatggtgtaataaaaacataaactgatgatttttttaatctttgtgttTGTGCTAAAAACTCTGAGCGTTATTAATATTAGGAAATGGGGCCCTTCATTTACTGATAACTCATTACATTTAGGCTTAAAATGATGATGCTATAAATGTAATAGTCATTTGATTGTTTGccacagaagatttttttttaaacattactCAGTAAttttagtaaaaattttaaaaggtaaaatgcCCGAGGCAAAGTCACTGTGTTTTGCTGGGCTCTTCTATTGAGAGCTCAAAGAATGGATCAACACGATGACTCTGCTAACCTGTTGATGTGCAGAAGGACAAAAATCTAAAGGCACGATACTGGAGTTCTGTATACATTTTGTAGCTGTTGTTCACAGTTCAGGTACTTACGGATGAAGGCAGTAGCATTTACAAGTGCTATTAAAACAACAAGGACAgtcttttttaattagaagtTAAGGCATAGGTCTTTTCAGCGATGCGTATCGTGAGGGGTGGCTTTGCAGATGTTTGATAggatgtttatatttttatacatgtaGATAATGAGCCATTTAttcattcttattttcacaTGTATAGCATTGAAAATAAAGATCCTCCTAGGAAAACATTGCATACCagattaaattctttttctttaaatattaactCAGTTGTGTCATTTATGCTGTCCTTTTTGCTCTTGGTAAAGATGTCATTAGCTTTGATCTGTGTTCCACAGTATCATATTCATAACTTCCACAAAGACTCCAAACTAGTATGTAAAGCAGAAACATAAAGCAAAGAATATTATGTGTATAGGGATCTCTAGTAACACCTGTGGCAAGATAAACAGAAATGTATAATGCTCAGACTGCATGCTTTCCTTTTAAGTGTCATGGAGAATTTTTGTAATACTGGTCAATATAAATCAGTCCTCAGGAAACCGTAGTGATTAAACAGCTTAATTTGAATAGCACAGAATAATaattgttgaaaaaaaaaagtcgaTGTTTTTTATGAAGccaaaaaataataacattgGATATAGTGCTCAGTTAATGAAAGAAACATT encodes the following:
- the KCTD12 gene encoding BTB/POZ domain-containing protein KCTD12 produces the protein MALADSARGLPNGGGVSPAAGSGAAGSGAAAAAGGGWSSFPEIVELNVGGQVYVTRRCTVVSVRDSLLWRMFSQQQPSELPRDSKGRFFLDRDGFLFRYILDYLRDLQLVLPEHFPERSRLQREAEYFQLPDLARRLAQTRAAPRPAALHRDGSVCADEPPPPPLLGYLEAEPLEGGGGGGAAASAPSPTASRSPSGGPLLTPSQSLDGAGGRRSGYITIGYRGSYTIGREAQADAKFRRVARITVCGKTALAKEVFGETLNESRDPDRPPERYTARYYLKFNFLEQAFDRLSEAGFRMAACSSTGTCAFAPEQGGPADDKIWTSYTEYVFCRD